In a genomic window of Candidatus Eisenbacteria bacterium:
- a CDS encoding HAD-IB family phosphatase — MQNYDLICFDVDGTLVVHPDEKVVWEVMNRRFTGDDTVNHSRFRQYLDREITYADWVALDVGDWMRAGATRGQMIQALGDLRLIDGAHEALAELKRRGYKLAIISGTLDIVIDTLLPEHPFDDVYVNRLLFDDSGLLIGCLATPYDVDGKARGLRDMAAREGIDLLRCAFVGDAFNDVEVAREAGYSIAFNPKSKELEEVADLIVRADDLRALLPLFPQD; from the coding sequence ATGCAAAACTACGACCTGATCTGCTTCGACGTGGATGGCACCCTCGTGGTCCATCCTGATGAGAAGGTCGTCTGGGAGGTCATGAACCGTCGCTTCACCGGCGACGACACCGTCAACCACAGCAGGTTCCGCCAGTATCTCGATCGGGAGATCACCTACGCCGATTGGGTCGCCCTCGACGTCGGCGACTGGATGCGCGCGGGGGCCACGCGGGGGCAGATGATCCAGGCCCTCGGGGACCTGAGGCTGATCGACGGGGCGCACGAGGCGCTCGCGGAGCTGAAGCGGCGCGGCTACAAGCTCGCCATCATCTCCGGGACCCTGGACATCGTGATCGACACCCTGCTTCCGGAGCATCCCTTCGATGATGTCTACGTCAATCGGCTCCTCTTCGACGACAGCGGCCTGCTGATCGGATGCCTGGCCACCCCCTACGACGTGGATGGAAAGGCGCGCGGTCTGAGGGACATGGCCGCCAGGGAAGGAATCGACCTTCTCCGCTGCGCCTTCGTCGGCGACGCCTTCAACGACGTTGAGGTGGCCCGGGAGGCAGGCTACTCGATCGCCTTCAATCCCAAGAGCAAGGAGCTCGAGGAGGTCGCGGATCTGATCGTTCGGGCCGATGACCTCCGGGCCCTTCTGCCCCTCTTTCCGCAAGACTGA